In Topomyia yanbarensis strain Yona2022 chromosome 2, ASM3024719v1, whole genome shotgun sequence, one DNA window encodes the following:
- the LOC131682712 gene encoding striatin-interacting protein 1 isoform X1, whose translation MEGSGDILTINNFFENDMMDGSSGLEFPDLDFIYADADSHANEIAELYSYTEQAEFQHNVKAFEDQMEYYKLPPSWQKLSEKEQREIILKLLDQLDMSKKSLRMKAARCILYLAQGCWAEVQCDQEQQVIARTNVMLLYEAGVFGAFVELLNLEIDNSSTANIAIRKVTVSLADSVDLRVILSVLYIVTEVMRAEKESGCEEYAQLVSNFTNEITYPIGDELLSVKLLGMITKFCSGFAPHFPMKKVLLLLWKVSLVSLGGMETLKQLKDQYREAADLPQNKEDTLEVSKVMRASSPPITAPSNEDNQNPKRSKPFRRVCTNTSMLQESLIKQSSLDEQEQIGLEMEAPSTEAEEELSEYFRQYEDPINSAPNMEMPIESNGDESTPPADTQEPMEQLTNKLPWAPKIRRKDIDIFLNTSRSKFIGYILKDDQQTLAGLPQPIQEGFFTLKKHMYTSLADVQIKKEEDITRNPISTSEGEIPQTPTETLYQAILPNLPQYMISLLKILLAAAPTSKAKTESINIMADVLPEDMPMTVTQSTKLGIDVSRHKEITVKAVSAILLLYLKHFKINHIYQFEFMSQHLVFANCIPLVLKFFNQNIMSYVGSKNVIPIMDFPSCVIGEQPELTSESLIIGDSAPYSWRNVFSCINLLRILNKLTKWKHSRIMMLVVFKSSPILKRTLKVRHALMQLYVLKLLKMQTKYLGRQWRKSNMKTISAIYAKVRHRLNDDWAFGNDLDARPWDFQAEECALRNCVDRFNNRRYLQVSAPDIIEREFEDPIEGDNVNGGNVTNGRKPEEIELSEEFKQNYELWLQQEVYNNNIDWDLLLSGEDFT comes from the exons ATGGAAGGCTCCGGTGATATTCTGACGATtaacaactttttcgaaaacGACATGATGGAT GGAAGCAGTGGTTTAGAGTTTCCCGATTTAGATTTCATATATGCGGATGCGGACTCGCACGCCAACGAGATCGCGGAACTGTACAGCTACACCGAGCAGGCCGAATTCCAGCACAATGTAAAG GCTTTCGAAGACCAGATGGAATATTACAAGCTTCCCCCGAGTTGGCAGAAACTGTCGGAAAAGGAACAACGAGAAATAATTCTCAAACTACTCGATCAGTTGGACATGTCGAAAAAAAGCTTGCGAATGAAGGCAGCTCGTTGCATTCTCTATCTGGCACAAGGCTGCTGGGCGGAAGTTCAATGCGATCAAGAGCAGCAGGTGATTGCCCGGACGAACGTAATGTTGCTGTACGAAGCTGGTGTATTTGGTGCATTTGTAGAGCTACTAAACTTGGAGATCGA CAATTCATCGACGGCTAACATCGCAATTCGTAAGGTCACCGTATCGTTGGCAGATTCGGTAGACTTGCGCGTTATCCTGTCCGTTCTGTACATCGTTACGGAGGTTATGCGTGCGGAAAAGGAAAGTGGATGTGAAGAGTACGCTCAGCTGGTGTCCAACTTTACCAATGAGATTA CTTATCCCATTGGAGATGAGCTTCTCTCGGTTAAACTGCTAGGCATGATAACCAAATTCTGCAGTGGCTTTGCTCCACACTTTCCGATGAAGAAAGTGCTGTTGCTACTGTGGAAAGTCTCCCTCGTTTCTCTGGGTGGAATGGAAACGCTGAAACAGCTGAAAG ATCAGTACCGCGAGGCGGCCGATCTCCCCCAGAACAAGGAGGACACACTTGAAGTGTCAAAAGTTATGCGCGCCAGTTCGCCCCCAATCACGGCACCATCCAACGAAGACAATCAGAACCCAAAGCGGAGCAAGCCTTTCCGAAGAGTATGTACGAACACTAGTATGTTGCAAGAG AGTCTCATCAAGCAAAGCTCTCTGGACGAGCAAGAGCAGATCGGGCTAGAAATGGAAGCACCGTCCACCGAGGCCGAAGAAGAGCTATCCGAATACTTTCGCCAGTACGAAGATCCTATCAACAGTGCACCCAACATGGAAATGCCCATCGAGAGCAATGGAG ATGAAAGCACTCCACCAGCGGACACCCAAGAACCAATGGAACAACTGACAAATAAACTGCCGTGGGCTCCCAAGATTCGGCGGAAGGACATTGACATCTTCTTGAATACCTCTAGAAGTAAATTCATTGGGTACATTCTCAAAGATGACCAACAAACTTTAGCCGGACTGCCACAGCCCATACAGGAAGGATTTTTTACTTTAAAAAAG CATATGTACACAAGTCTAGCCGATGTGCAAATCAAAAAAGAGGAAGATATAACTCGTAACCCAATATCTACATCCGAAGGCGAAATTCCACAGACGCCCACGGAAACACTCTACCAGGCAATACTCCCGAATCTTCCGCAGTACATGATTTCACTGTTGAAGATATTACTCGCAGCGGCACCCACTTCCAAGGCAAAAACCGAAAGCATTAACATTATGGCCGATGTGCTGCCGGAGGATATGCC AATGACCGTCACACAATCCACCAAGCTGGGTATCGACGTCAGCCGGCACAAGGAGATCACCGTTAAGGCAGTGTCCGCCATACTACTACTCTATTTGAAGCATTTTAAGATCAATCACATCTACCAGTTCGAGTTCATGTCCCAGCATCTTGTCTTCGCAAACTGCATCCCGCTGGTGTTGAAATTCTTCAACCAGAACATAATGAGCTACGTAGGATCGAAGAACGTCATCCCGATCATGGATTTCCCATCGTGCGTAATTGGCGAACAGCCTGAGCTAACTTCGGAATCGCTCATAATCGGTGACTCCGCGCCGTACTCGTGGCGCAACGTGTTCTCCTGCATCAATCTCTTGCGTATTCTGAACAAACTGACCAAGTGGAAACACTCGCGCATCATGATGCTGGTGGTGTTCAAATCATCGCCGATCTTGAAACGTACGCTAAAAGTTCGACACGCTCTGATGCAGTTGTACGTGCTGAAACTGCTAAAGATGCAAACCAAATATCTCGGCCGCCAGTGGCGTAAGTCTAACATGAAAACCATCAGCGCCATCTATGCCAAGGTTCGGCATCGGCTTAACGATGATTGGGCCTTTGGTAATGACCTGGATGCTCGACCGTGGGATTTCCAGGCGGAGGAGTGTGCACTGCGCAACTGTGTGGATCGGTTCAACAATCGGCGTTATTTGCAGGTCAGCGCACCCGATATCATCGAGCGGGAGTTCGAGGATCCCATCGAAGGGGACAACGTAAACGGGGGGAATGTTACGAACGGTCGGAAACCGGAGGAAATAGAACTGAGTGAAGAGTTTAAGCAAAACTATGAACTATGGCTGCAGCAGGAAGTCTACAATAACAACATTGACTGGGATTTGCTGCTTTCCGGTgaagatttcacgtag
- the LOC131682712 gene encoding striatin-interacting protein 1 isoform X2 has translation MEGSGDILTINNFFENDMMDGSSGLEFPDLDFIYADADSHANEIAELYSYTEQAEFQHNVKAFEDQMEYYKLPPSWQKLSEKEQREIILKLLDQLDMSKKSLRMKAARCILYLAQGCWAEVQCDQEQQVIARTNVMLLYEAGVFGAFVELLNLEIDNSSTANIAIRKVTVSLADSVDLRVILSVLYIVTEVMRAEKESGCEEYAQLVSNFTNEITYPIGDELLSVKLLGMITKFCSGFAPHFPMKKVLLLLWKVSLVSLGGMETLKQLKDQYREAADLPQNKEDTLEVSKVMRASSPPITAPSNEDNQNPKRSKPFRRSLIKQSSLDEQEQIGLEMEAPSTEAEEELSEYFRQYEDPINSAPNMEMPIESNGDESTPPADTQEPMEQLTNKLPWAPKIRRKDIDIFLNTSRSKFIGYILKDDQQTLAGLPQPIQEGFFTLKKHMYTSLADVQIKKEEDITRNPISTSEGEIPQTPTETLYQAILPNLPQYMISLLKILLAAAPTSKAKTESINIMADVLPEDMPMTVTQSTKLGIDVSRHKEITVKAVSAILLLYLKHFKINHIYQFEFMSQHLVFANCIPLVLKFFNQNIMSYVGSKNVIPIMDFPSCVIGEQPELTSESLIIGDSAPYSWRNVFSCINLLRILNKLTKWKHSRIMMLVVFKSSPILKRTLKVRHALMQLYVLKLLKMQTKYLGRQWRKSNMKTISAIYAKVRHRLNDDWAFGNDLDARPWDFQAEECALRNCVDRFNNRRYLQVSAPDIIEREFEDPIEGDNVNGGNVTNGRKPEEIELSEEFKQNYELWLQQEVYNNNIDWDLLLSGEDFT, from the exons ATGGAAGGCTCCGGTGATATTCTGACGATtaacaactttttcgaaaacGACATGATGGAT GGAAGCAGTGGTTTAGAGTTTCCCGATTTAGATTTCATATATGCGGATGCGGACTCGCACGCCAACGAGATCGCGGAACTGTACAGCTACACCGAGCAGGCCGAATTCCAGCACAATGTAAAG GCTTTCGAAGACCAGATGGAATATTACAAGCTTCCCCCGAGTTGGCAGAAACTGTCGGAAAAGGAACAACGAGAAATAATTCTCAAACTACTCGATCAGTTGGACATGTCGAAAAAAAGCTTGCGAATGAAGGCAGCTCGTTGCATTCTCTATCTGGCACAAGGCTGCTGGGCGGAAGTTCAATGCGATCAAGAGCAGCAGGTGATTGCCCGGACGAACGTAATGTTGCTGTACGAAGCTGGTGTATTTGGTGCATTTGTAGAGCTACTAAACTTGGAGATCGA CAATTCATCGACGGCTAACATCGCAATTCGTAAGGTCACCGTATCGTTGGCAGATTCGGTAGACTTGCGCGTTATCCTGTCCGTTCTGTACATCGTTACGGAGGTTATGCGTGCGGAAAAGGAAAGTGGATGTGAAGAGTACGCTCAGCTGGTGTCCAACTTTACCAATGAGATTA CTTATCCCATTGGAGATGAGCTTCTCTCGGTTAAACTGCTAGGCATGATAACCAAATTCTGCAGTGGCTTTGCTCCACACTTTCCGATGAAGAAAGTGCTGTTGCTACTGTGGAAAGTCTCCCTCGTTTCTCTGGGTGGAATGGAAACGCTGAAACAGCTGAAAG ATCAGTACCGCGAGGCGGCCGATCTCCCCCAGAACAAGGAGGACACACTTGAAGTGTCAAAAGTTATGCGCGCCAGTTCGCCCCCAATCACGGCACCATCCAACGAAGACAATCAGAACCCAAAGCGGAGCAAGCCTTTCCGAAGA AGTCTCATCAAGCAAAGCTCTCTGGACGAGCAAGAGCAGATCGGGCTAGAAATGGAAGCACCGTCCACCGAGGCCGAAGAAGAGCTATCCGAATACTTTCGCCAGTACGAAGATCCTATCAACAGTGCACCCAACATGGAAATGCCCATCGAGAGCAATGGAG ATGAAAGCACTCCACCAGCGGACACCCAAGAACCAATGGAACAACTGACAAATAAACTGCCGTGGGCTCCCAAGATTCGGCGGAAGGACATTGACATCTTCTTGAATACCTCTAGAAGTAAATTCATTGGGTACATTCTCAAAGATGACCAACAAACTTTAGCCGGACTGCCACAGCCCATACAGGAAGGATTTTTTACTTTAAAAAAG CATATGTACACAAGTCTAGCCGATGTGCAAATCAAAAAAGAGGAAGATATAACTCGTAACCCAATATCTACATCCGAAGGCGAAATTCCACAGACGCCCACGGAAACACTCTACCAGGCAATACTCCCGAATCTTCCGCAGTACATGATTTCACTGTTGAAGATATTACTCGCAGCGGCACCCACTTCCAAGGCAAAAACCGAAAGCATTAACATTATGGCCGATGTGCTGCCGGAGGATATGCC AATGACCGTCACACAATCCACCAAGCTGGGTATCGACGTCAGCCGGCACAAGGAGATCACCGTTAAGGCAGTGTCCGCCATACTACTACTCTATTTGAAGCATTTTAAGATCAATCACATCTACCAGTTCGAGTTCATGTCCCAGCATCTTGTCTTCGCAAACTGCATCCCGCTGGTGTTGAAATTCTTCAACCAGAACATAATGAGCTACGTAGGATCGAAGAACGTCATCCCGATCATGGATTTCCCATCGTGCGTAATTGGCGAACAGCCTGAGCTAACTTCGGAATCGCTCATAATCGGTGACTCCGCGCCGTACTCGTGGCGCAACGTGTTCTCCTGCATCAATCTCTTGCGTATTCTGAACAAACTGACCAAGTGGAAACACTCGCGCATCATGATGCTGGTGGTGTTCAAATCATCGCCGATCTTGAAACGTACGCTAAAAGTTCGACACGCTCTGATGCAGTTGTACGTGCTGAAACTGCTAAAGATGCAAACCAAATATCTCGGCCGCCAGTGGCGTAAGTCTAACATGAAAACCATCAGCGCCATCTATGCCAAGGTTCGGCATCGGCTTAACGATGATTGGGCCTTTGGTAATGACCTGGATGCTCGACCGTGGGATTTCCAGGCGGAGGAGTGTGCACTGCGCAACTGTGTGGATCGGTTCAACAATCGGCGTTATTTGCAGGTCAGCGCACCCGATATCATCGAGCGGGAGTTCGAGGATCCCATCGAAGGGGACAACGTAAACGGGGGGAATGTTACGAACGGTCGGAAACCGGAGGAAATAGAACTGAGTGAAGAGTTTAAGCAAAACTATGAACTATGGCTGCAGCAGGAAGTCTACAATAACAACATTGACTGGGATTTGCTGCTTTCCGGTgaagatttcacgtag